TCTTCGGCACCTTCCTGGAACGCCTCGGGGTTTTCGGCACGCCGGAGCACCCCGGGCTCATCCCCATCCTCATCCCCAGGATTGACACCGCCAAGACCGCCAACCTCCTCATCCTCCTCTCCGTGGCCTTCGGCGTGGTCCTGGTGTTCTTCGGCCTGGCCTTGCGGGCCTACCTGGGCCTCAAGCACCGCCACATGGCCCACTTCTGGGAGGGGGTGGGGTACCTGGGCGGCCTCGTGGGGGTCCTGGCCCTCGCCGCCTCGTACCTCGGTAACCTCCAGGCGGGCTGGCTCCAGGGGCTCATGTACCTGGGCTTCGGCGTCTTCCTGCTTGCGGTCCTCGTGAGCCGGATCTGGCTCATGATCCCGGAGATCTTCACCCAGGCGGGGCACATCCTCTCCCACATCCGTATCTACGCCGTGGGGGCGGCGGGCGGGATCCTCGCCGGCCTCCTCACGGACGTGGGGTTCGCCCTCGCCGAGCGGCTTGGGCTTGTGGGCGTGCTCCTGGGCCTCCTGGTGGCGGGGGTCTTGCACCTTCTCATCCTCCTCCTCACCACCTTGGGCCACATGCTCCAGCCCATCCGTTTGCTTTGGGTGGAGTTCTTCACCAAGTTCGGTTTCTACGAGGAGAACGGCAGGCCATACCGGCCGTTCAAAAGCGTCCGTGAGGCGCAGTAAAGGAGGGAAGTGGGATGAAGAAGCTACTGGTGACGGTTCTTCTGACGGTTTTCGGTGCGTTGGCTTTCGCGGCGGAGGAAGCGGCGGCCTCCGGCGGCCTGGACCGCGGCCTCATCGCCGTGGGCATGGGCTTGGCCGTGGGCCTGGCGGCCCTGGGCACCGGCGTGGCCCAGGCCCGGATCGGCGCGGCGGGCGTGGGGGCCATCGCCGAGGACCGGCGCAACTTCGGTACCGCCCTCATCTTCCTGCTCCTGCCCGAGACCCTGGTGATCTTCGGTCTCCTCATCGCCTTCATCCTCAACGGCAGGCTCTAAGGCGGTCCAGGGGCCCCGCCCTCCTTGGAGGTGGGGCCCCTTCCCGATAGGGAGGGGAAATGTCTAAACTGGAAGCCATTTTGAGCCAGGAGGTGGAGGCCGAGATCCAGGCCCTCCTCCGGGAGGCCGAGGCCAAGGCCGAGGCCGTCAAGCGGGAAGCGGAGGAGAAGGCCAGGGCCCTCCTCCAAGCCCGGGAGCGGGCCCTCGAGGCCCAGTACCGGGCCGCCCTCCGCCGGGCGGAGAGCGCCGGGGAGCTCCTCGTGGCCACGGCCCGCACCCAGGCCAAGGGGGAGGTGCTGGAGGAGGTCCGGCGCCGGGTCCGGGAGGCCCTGGAGGCCCTTCCCAACAAGCCGGAGTGGCCCGAGGTGGTGAGGAAACTGGCCCTGGAGGCCCTGGAGGCCCTCCCCGGGGCCAAGGCCCTGGTGGCCCACCCGGAGGACCTTCCCCACCTCGAGGCCCTGGCCAAGGACCGGGGGGTGGAGCTCAAGGCCGAGCCCGCCCTTCGCCTGGGGGTCCGGGCCGTGGGGGCCGAGGGCAAGACCCAGGTGGAAAACAGCCTCCTCGCCCGGCTTGACCGCGCCTGGGACGCCCTTTCCTCCAAGGTGGCCCAGGCGCTTTGGGGCTAGACGATGGCGGACGACTTCGCCTACCTCAACGCCCGGGTGCGGGTGCGGAGGGGGACCCTCCTCAAGGAGAGCTTCTTCCAGGAGGCCCTGGACCTCTCCTTCGCCGACTTCCTCCGCCTCCTCTCGGAGACGGTGTACGGCGGGGAGCTTGCAGGGCAGGGCCTTCCCGACGTGGACCGGGCCGTGCTCCGCACCCAGGCCAAGCTGGTCGGGGACCTGCCGCGGCTCGTCACCGGGGAGGCGCGGGAGGCGGTGCGGCTCCTCCTCCTGCGGAACGACCTCCACAACCTCCAGGCCCTCCTCCGGGCCAAGGCCACGGGCCGCCCCTTTGAGGAGGTCCTCCTCCTCCCCGGGACCCTGCGGGAGGAGGTTTGGCGCCAGGCCTACGAGGCCCAGGACCCCGCGGGGATGGCCCAGGTGCTCGCCGTGCCCGGCCACCCCTTGGCCCGCGCCTTGAGGGCGGTCCTGCGGGAGACGCAGGACCTCGCCCGGGTGGAGGCCCTCCTCGCCAAGCGCTTCTTTGAGGACGTGGCCAAGGCGGCCAAGGGGCTGGACCAGCCCGCTTTGCGGGACTACCTGGCCTTGGAGGTGGACGCGGAGAACCTGCGCACCGCCTTCAAGCTCCAGGGCTCGGGGCTGGCCCCGGACGCCTTCTTCCTCAAGGGCGGGCGGTTCGTGGACCGAGTCCGGTTCGCCCGGCTCATGGAGGGGGACTACGCCGTGTTGGAGGAGCTTTCCGGCACGCCCTTTTCCGGGCTTTCCGGGGTTCGGGACCTGAAGGCTTTGGAGCGGGGGCTCCGGTGCGTCCTCCTCAGGGAGGCGAAGAAGGGGGTGCAGGACCCCTTGGGGGTGGGGCTCGTCCTCGCCTACGTGAAGGAGCGGGAGTGGGAGGCCGTGCGCCTTAGGCTCCTCGCCCGGAGGGCCTACTTCGGCCTTCCCCGCGCCCAGGTGGAGGAGGAGGTGGTGTGCCCGTGAGGATGGCGGTGATCGCCGATCCCGAGACCGCCCAGGGGTTCCGGCTCGCGGGCCTCGAGGGCTACGGGGCCTCCTCGGCGGAGGAGGCCCGAAGCCTCCTGGAAACCCTCGTTGAACGGGGCGGCTACGCCCTGGTGGCCGTGGACGAGGCGCTCCTTCCCGACCCCGAGCGGGCGGTGGAACGCCTCATGCGGGGCAGGGACCTCCCCGTGCTCCTGCCCATCGCGGGGCTTAAGGAGGCCTTCCAAGGGCACGACGTGGAAGGCTACATGCGGGAGCTGGTGAGGAAGACCATCGGCTTTGACATCAAGCTGTAGAATGGAGGGACGATGATCCAAGGGGTGATCCAGAAGATCGCGGGCCCGGCGGTGATCGCCAAGGGCATGACCGGGGCCCGCATGTACGACATCTGCAAGGTGGGCGAAGAGGGCCTCGTGGGCGAGATCATCCGCCTGGACGGGGACACGGCCTTCGTCCAGGTCTACGAGGACACCTCGGGCCTCAAGGTGGGGGAGCCCGTGGTCTCCACGGGGCTCCCTCTGGCGGTGGAGCTCGGCCCCGGGATGCTGAACGGCATCTACGACGGCATCCAGCGCCCTCTGGAGCGCATCCGGGAGAAGACGGGGATCTACATCACCCGGGGCGTGGTGGTCCACGCCCTGGACCGGGAGAAGAAGTGGGCCTGGACGCCTAGGGTCAAGCCCGGGGACGAGGTTCGGGGGGGTATGGTCCTGGGCACGGTGCCCGAGTTCAGCTTCACCCACAAGATCCTCGTCCCCCCGGACGTGCGGGGCCGGGTCAAGGAGGTGAAGCCCGCCGGGGAGTACACCGTGGAGGAGCCGGTGGTGGTCCTCGAGGACGGCACCGAGCTCAAGATGTACCACACCTGGCCCGTCCGCCGGGCGAGGCCCGTGCAGAGGAAGCTTGACCCCAACACCCCCTTCCTCACGGGGATGCGCATCCTGGACGTCCTCTTCCCCGTGGCCATGGGGGGCACCGCCGCCATCCCCGGGCCCTTCGGCAGCGGCAAGACCGTGACCCAGCAGTCCCTGGCCAAGTGGTCCAACGCCGACGTGGTGGTCTACGTGGGCTGCGGGGAGCGGGGGAACGAGATGACGGAC
This region of Thermus thermophilus genomic DNA includes:
- a CDS encoding F0F1 ATP synthase subunit C, whose protein sequence is MKKLLVTVLLTVFGALAFAAEEAAASGGLDRGLIAVGMGLAVGLAALGTGVAQARIGAAGVGAIAEDRRNFGTALIFLLLPETLVIFGLLIAFILNGRL
- a CDS encoding V-type ATP synthase subunit E, giving the protein MSKLEAILSQEVEAEIQALLREAEAKAEAVKREAEEKARALLQARERALEAQYRAALRRAESAGELLVATARTQAKGEVLEEVRRRVREALEALPNKPEWPEVVRKLALEALEALPGAKALVAHPEDLPHLEALAKDRGVELKAEPALRLGVRAVGAEGKTQVENSLLARLDRAWDALSSKVAQALWG
- a CDS encoding V-type ATPase subunit, which produces MADDFAYLNARVRVRRGTLLKESFFQEALDLSFADFLRLLSETVYGGELAGQGLPDVDRAVLRTQAKLVGDLPRLVTGEAREAVRLLLLRNDLHNLQALLRAKATGRPFEEVLLLPGTLREEVWRQAYEAQDPAGMAQVLAVPGHPLARALRAVLRETQDLARVEALLAKRFFEDVAKAAKGLDQPALRDYLALEVDAENLRTAFKLQGSGLAPDAFFLKGGRFVDRVRFARLMEGDYAVLEELSGTPFSGLSGVRDLKALERGLRCVLLREAKKGVQDPLGVGLVLAYVKEREWEAVRLRLLARRAYFGLPRAQVEEEVVCP
- the atpF gene encoding V-type ATP synthase subunit F, whose amino-acid sequence is MAVIADPETAQGFRLAGLEGYGASSAEEARSLLETLVERGGYALVAVDEALLPDPERAVERLMRGRDLPVLLPIAGLKEAFQGHDVEGYMRELVRKTIGFDIKL